The Saccharomyces cerevisiae S288C chromosome VII, complete sequence genome includes a region encoding these proteins:
- the ERV14 gene encoding cornichon family protein (COPII-coated vesicle protein; involved in vesicle formation and incorporation of specific secretory cargo; required for the delivery of bud-site selection protein Axl2p and Nha1p antiporter to cell surface; related to Drosophila cornichon; ERV14 has a paralog, ERV15, that arose from the whole genome duplication) has translation MGAWLFILAVVVNCINLFGQVHFTILYADLEADYINPIELCSKVNKLITPEAALHGALSLLFLLNGYWFVFLLNLPVLAYNLNKIYNKVQLLDATEIFRTLGKHKRESFLKLGFHLLMFFFYLYRMIMALIAESGDDF, from the coding sequence atgggTGCTTGGTTATTTATCcttgctgttgttgtcaACTGTATCAATTTGTTTGGCCAAGTGCATTTCACAATACTATACGCTGATTTAGAAGCTGACTATATCAATCCAATTGAATTATGTTCTAAAGTTAACAAGTTAATTACCCCTGAAGCCGCCTTGCATGGTGCTTTGTCATTACTATTCTTACTGAACGGTTACTGgtttgtatttttattgaactTACCAGTTCTAGCTTACAATCTAAACAAGATCTACAATAAAGTTCAACTTTTGGATGCTACCGAAATATTCAGAACTTTAGGCAAACATAAAAGGGAGAGTTTCCTAAAGTTAGGTTTCCACTTATTgatgttcttcttctacttGTACAGAATGATCATGGCTTTGATTGCTGAAAGTGGTGATGACTTCTAA
- the PRM8 gene encoding pheromone-regulated DUP240 family protein PRM8 (Pheromone-regulated protein; contains with 2 predicted transmembrane segments and an FF sequence, a motif involved in COPII binding; forms a complex with Prp9p in the ER; member of DUP240 gene family; PRM8 has a paralog, PRM9, that arose from a segmental duplication), with the protein MQTPSENTNAKSDSLDEPGAYLIEENVALPKDIFHSYLSYWIYEAAHCTPVMLLSLVIGVLISIIILFHDNENCVGVSVGFLLIFSGILVIVLILRFGPQISDEDFKCKLLMEIITRKPTVKGKEWRTITYKMNQYLFDNDLWNTPYYFYRDEDCHRYFLSLIKGRTFKKQKESSASNVKDAQSNDETAGTPNEAAESSSFSAGPNFIKLLTKAAEIEQQFQKEYWRQEYPGVDEFF; encoded by the coding sequence ATGCAAACCCCTTCAGAAAATACCAACGCCAAGTCGGATTCTCTCGACGAACCCGGTGCATATTTAATCGAGGAAAATGTGGCTCTTCCTAAGGACATATTCCATTCGTACTTGAGTTATTGGATATATGAAGCAGCTCACTGTACACCGGTCATGCTTTTGTCTCTAGTAATTGGGGTTTTAATCTCAAtaattattctttttcatgATAACGAAAATTGCGTTGGGGTTTCTGTAGGGTTTCTCCTCATATTCTCTGGCATTTTAGTGATAGTTCTAATACTCAGGTTTGGACCACAGATCAGTGATGAAGATTTCAAATGTAAGCTACTGATGGAAATTATCACACGGAAACCTACGGTAAAGGGGAAAGAATGGAGGACAATTACATACAAGATGAACCAGTATTTATTTGATAACGATTTATGGAACACTCCCTACTACTTTTACCGTGATGAAGATTGCCACCGTTATTTTCTAAGTCTTATTAAGGGAAGAACTTTCAAGAAGCAAAAGGAATCGTCAGCCAGCAATGTTAAAGACGCACAATCAAATGACGAAACCGCTGGCACACCAAACGAAGCCGCTGAGTCTTCTAGTTTTAGTGCCGGACCGAACTTTATAAAGCTCCTCACCAAGGCAGCCGAAATCgaacaacaatttcaaaaggaaTATTGGCGACAAGAGTATCCTGGTGTCGATGAGTTTTTTTAG
- the MST27 gene encoding DUP240 family protein MST27 (Putative integral membrane protein, involved in vesicle formation; forms complex with Mst28p; member of DUP240 gene family; binds COPI and COPII vesicles; MST27 has a paralog, MST28, that arose from a segmental duplication): MQTPLESTDVKLDTLNEPSAHLIEKNVALPKDIFRSYLSYWIYEIARYTPVMILSLVIGVLVLLIIFFNDNEACVFNSAYYAYLSLVVLLIILGDGNPKLVSRRNFRTELLVDVITRKPAVEGKEWRIITYNMNQYLFNHGQWHTPYYFYSDEDCYRYFLRLVEGVTPKKQTATSIGNSPVTAKPEDAIESASPSSRLNYRNFLLKAAEIERQAQENYWRRRHPNIDALLKKTE; encoded by the coding sequence ATGCAGACCCCTCTAGAAAGTACCGACGTCAAGTTAGATACACTCAACGAACCTAGTGCACATTtaattgagaaaaatgtGGCTCTTCCTAAGGACATATTCCGTTCGTACTTGAGTTATTGGATCTATGAAATCGCTCGCTATACACCAGTCATGATTTTGTCCCTGGTAATAGGGGTTTTGGTTTTAttaattatattttttaatgacAACGAAGCTTGTGTTTTCAATTCTGCATACTACGCTTATCTTTCTCTTGTAGTATtgttaataatattaggtgATGGTAATCCAAAGCTAGTCAGTCGTCGAAATTTTAGGACCGAGCTTTTAGTGGATGTCATCACACGTAAACCGGCAGTAGAAGGGAAAGAATGGAGGATCATCACATACAACATGAACCAATATTTGTTTAATCATGGGCAATGGCATACTCCGTATTACTTTTACAGCGATGAGGATTGCTACCGTTATTTTCTACGCCTTGTTGAGGGAGTAACCCCCAAGAAGCAAACAGCCACGTCAATTGGCAATTCTCCGGTCACCGCTAAGCCTGAAGATGCCATCGAGTCAGCTTCTCCTAGTTCCAGACTGAATTATCGAAACTTTTTGCTCAAGGCAGCGGAGATCGAACGACAAGCTCAGGAAAATTACTGGCGAAGGCGGCATCCCAATATCGATGCGCTTCTTAAAAAGACGGAATAG
- the TYW3 gene encoding tRNA methyltransferase TYW3 (tRNA methyltransferase required for synthesis of wybutosine; a modified guanosine found at the 3'-position adjacent to the anticodon of phenylalanine tRNA which supports reading frame maintenance by stabilizing codon-anticodon interactions) yields the protein MAAQNAFEQKKRAILNEIDSTQPDLSPKGTIDELCLPIIDLINASADMVTTSSCSGRVSVFLEGTKSYNGEVKIGGKGQGGKWLYVTHDREKVIGWLDELKSKSEFSFELSGKEIPTEKVTGSIRYILYKYEPFILHVKCRDFQAASKLYNTAMSCGFRESGIGSNNLVAIRINIKLDVPLGYLDETSGTLKFFVTPEYVSVLDSLSLSKFDENTRKMQALYDRIEKELINCAPDVNSKVNITPIETKEERRERKKREGMERQRQLKSPQNVL from the coding sequence ATGGCTGCGCAGAATGCctttgaacaaaaaaagagggCAATTTTGAATGAGATAGACTCAACCCAACCAGATTTGTCACCAAAAGGCACTATAGATGAACTATGCCTTCCAATAATTGATCTTATCAACGCAAGCGCTGATATGGTGACAACTTCATCGTGTTCCGGTAGAGTCAGTGTATTCTTGGAAGGTACTAAGTCATATAACGGGGAGGTCAAGATAGGTGGTAAGGGACAAGGCGGTAAATGGCTTTACGTCACTCATGATCGTGAGAAAGTTATTGGCTGGTTAGATGAgttgaaatcaaaaagtgagttttcttttgaactATCTGGCAAGGAGATACCAACAGAGAAAGTAACGGGGAGTATCAGATATATACTTTATAAGTATGAGCCTTTCATATTGCACGTTAAATGCAGAGACTTTCAAGCAGCATCCAAGTTATACAACACAGCCATGTCTTGTGGTTTCAGAGAAAGTGGGATTGGTTCGAACAATCTGGTCGCAATCAGAATAAATATCAAGCTGGACGTACCGCTCGGTTATTTAGATGAGACTTCAGGcactttgaaattttttgtaacTCCAGAATACGTAAGCGTTCTGGATTCTTTATCGTTAAGCAAATTCGATGAGAATACCAGGAAAATGCAAGCACTATATGatagaattgaaaaagaactCATAAATTGTGCGCCGGATGTAAATTCTAAGGTCAATATAACGCCAATCGAAACAAAGGAAGAGAGGAGAGAacgaaagaaaagagaaggtATGGAGAGACAACGTCAACTTAAGAGCCCACAAAATGTGCTATAA
- the TIF4632 gene encoding translation initiation factor eIF4G (Translation initiation factor eIF4G and scaffold protein; subunit of the mRNA cap-binding protein complex (eIF4F) with eIF4E (Cdc33p) and eIF4A (Tif1p/Tif2p); proposed to stimulate the ATPase and helicase activities of eIF4A synergistically with eIF4G based on sequence similarity with Tif4631p; proposed to be required with eIF4E for Ded1p-mediated stimulation of mRNA recruitment during 48S preinitiation complex (PIC) assembly; associated with Pab1p-mediated poly(A)-tail stimulated, translation), with protein MTDQRGPPPPHPQQANGYKKFPPHDNQYSGANNSQPNNHYNENLYSAREPHNNKQYQSKNGKYGTNKYNNRNNSQGNAQYYNNRFNNGYRLNNNDYNPAMLPGMQWPANYYAPQMYYIPQQMVPVASPPYTHQPLNTNPEPPSTPKTTKIEITTKTGERLNLKKFHEEKKASKGEEKNDGVEQKSKSGTPFEKEATPVLPANEAVKDTLTETSNEKSTSEAENTKRLFLEQVRLRKAAMERKKNGLISETEKKQETSNHDNTDTTKPNSVIESEPIKEAPKPTGEANEVVIDGKSGASVKTPQHVTGSVTKSVTFNEPENESSSQDVDELVKDDDTTEISDTTGGKTVNKSDDETINSVITTEENTVKETEPSTSDIEMPTVSQLLETLGKAQPISDIYEFAYPENVERPDIKYKKPSVKYTYGPTFLLQFKDKLKFRPDPAWVEAVSSKIVIPPHIARNKPKDSGRFGGDFRSPSMRGMDHTSSSRVSSKRRSKRMGDDRRSNRGYTSRKDREKAAEKAEEQAPKEEIAPLVPSANRWIPKSRVKKTEKKLAPDGKTELFDKEEVERKMKSLLNKLTLEMFDSISSEILDIANQSKWEDDGETLKIVIEQIFHKACDEPHWSSMYAQLCGKVVKDLDPNIKDKENEGKNGPKLVLHYLVARCHEEFEKGWADKLPAGEDGNPLEPEMMSDEYYIAAAAKRRGLGLVRFIGYLYCLNLLTGKMMFECFRRLMKDLNNDPSEETLESVIELLNTVGEQFEHDKFVTPQATLEGSVLLDNLFMLLQHIIDGGTISNRIKFKLIDVKELREIKHWNSAKKDAGPKTIQQIHQEEEQLRQKKNSQRSNSRFNNHNQSNSNRYSSNRRNMQNTQRDSFASTKTGSFRNNQRNARKVEEVSQAPRANMFDALMNNDGDSD; from the coding sequence ATGACTGACCAAAGAGGTCCACCGCCCCCACACCCGCAGCAAGCCAATGGCTACAAGAAATTTCCTCCTCATGATAACCAATACTCTGGAGCCAATAATAGTCAGCCAAATAACCACTACAATGAAAATCTTTACAGTGCAAGGGAACCTCACAATAACAAGCAATACCAGTCgaaaaatggcaaataCGGGACAAATAAATACAATAATCGTAATAATAGTCAAGGAAATGCACAGTACTACAATAACAGATTCAATAATGGCTACAGACTGAATAACAACGACTATAACCCGGCAATGTTGCCAGGTATGCAATGGCCAGCTAACTACTATGCTCCTCAGATGTATTATATACCCCAACAAATGGTTCCAGTTGCTTCTCCACCATATACACACCAACCACTCAACACTAATCCCGAACCTCCCTCTACACCtaaaactacaaaaataGAAATCACTACGAAAACTGGTGAACgtttaaatttgaaaaaattccacgaagaaaagaaagcttCGAAAGGTGAAGAGAAGAATGATGGGGTAGAGCAGAAATCTAAATCAGGAACCccttttgaaaaggagGCAACTCCTGTACTACCTGCTAATGAAGCAGTTAAAGATACGTTAACCGAAACAtctaatgaaaaatctaCCTCTGAAGCGGAAAATACTAAGAGATTATTTTTAGAGCAGGTGAGATTGCGCAAAGCTGCCatggaaagaaagaaaaacgGTTTAATCTCCGAAACTGAGAAGAAGCAAGAAACTTCAAATCATGATAATACTGATACAACTAAGCCCAACTCGGTTATTGAATCTGAACCTATTAAGGAAGCGCCGAAACCAACGGGAGAAGCTAATGAAGTTGTGATTGATGGAAAATCAGGGGCAAGTGTCAAAACTCCACAACATGTAACTGGAAGTGTAACTAAATCCGTGACTTTTAACGAACCCGAGAATGAGAGCAGTTCTCAGGATGTTGATGAGCTTGttaaagatgatgatacTACTGAAATTTCGGATACGACTGGTGGAAAAACTGTAAATAAAAGTGACGACGAAACAATAAATTCCGTAATCACCACAGAGGAGAACACAGTGAAGGAGACAGAACCTTCCACTTCCGATATTGAGATGCCAACTGTATCTCAACTACTTGAAACTTTAGGTAAGGCTCAACCAATTTCTGACATATATGAGTTTGCCTATCCGGAAAATGTTGAAAGGCCTGATATCAAATACAAGAAACCAAGCGTTAAGTACACTTATGGCCCTACCTTCTTACTGCAATTCAAAGATAAACTAAAATTCAGGCCTGATCCTGCGTGGGTTGAAGCTGTATCCTCGAAAATTGTTATACCTCCTCATATAGCCAGAAATAAACCAAAAGATAGTGGCAGATTTGGAGGCGATTTCAGAAGTCCATCTATGCGCGGTATGGACCATACTTCCAGTTCAAGAGTTTCATCGAAAAGAAGATCAAAGAGAATGGGTGACGACAGAAGATCTAATAGAGGATATACCTCCAGAAAAGATCGCGAAAAAGCTGCAGAAAAGGCAGAAGAGCAAGCTCCAAAGGAAGAAATCGCCCCGTTGGTTCCGAGTGCTAATAGATGGATACCTAAATCAAGGGttaaaaaaacagaaaagaagTTAGCTCCTGACGGCAAAACTGAATTATTTGACAAGGAAGAAGTAGAACGAAAAATGAAGTCTCTATTAAACAAGTTAACTTTAGAAATGTTTGATTCAATCTCCTCTGAGATTTTGGATATAGCAAACCAATCAAAGTGGGAAGATGATGGCGAAACATTGAAAATAGTTATTGAACAAATTTTCCACAAGGCTTGTGATGAACCTCATTGGTCTTCAATGTATGCTCAGTTATGTGGCAAAGTGGTCAAAGACCTTGACCCAAACATTAAAGATAAAGAGAACGAAGGAAAGAATGGACCAAAGCTTGTGTTGCATTATTTAGTGGCAAGATGTCACGAAGAATTTGAGAAAGGTTGGGCTGATAAGTTGCCTGCAGGAGAAGATGGTAATCCACTAGAACCTGAAATGATGTCCGATGAGTATTATATTGCGGCTGCCGCCAAGAGAAGAGGGTTAGGTTTAGTACGTTTCATAGGGTACTTATATTGTTTGAACTTATTAACTGGTAAGATGATGTTTGAGTGCTTCCGGAGATTAATGAAAGATCTAAACAACGATCCATCCGAGGAGACATTAGAGTCCGTTATTGAATTACTGAATACTGTGGGTGAACAATTTGAACATGATAAATTTGTTACGCCTCAGGCAACTCTTGAAGGTTCGGTACTACTCGACAATCTATTTATGTTGTTACAACATATCATTGACGGTGGCACCATATCGAACAGAATAAAGTTCAAGTTGATAGACGTGAAGGAATTGAGGGAAATTAAGCATTGGAACAGCGCTAAGAAAGACGCCGGACCAAAGACAATTCAACAAATCcaccaagaagaagaacaattACGtcagaaaaagaacagtCAGAGATCAAATTCTAGATTCAACAATCACAACCAATCGAACAGCAACAGATATTCTTCTAACAGAAGGAACATGCAAAACACCCAAAGAGATAGTTTTGCTTCCACGAAAACAGGTTCTTTCAGAAATAACCAAAGAAATGCTCGTAAAGTCGAAGAAGTTTCTCAAGCTCCAAGAGCTAATATGTTCGACGCATTAATGAATAACGATGGGGACAGTGattaa
- the RPT6 gene encoding proteasome regulatory particle base subunit RPT6 (ATPase of the 19S regulatory particle of the 26S proteasome; one of six ATPases of the regulatory particle; involved in the degradation of ubiquitinated substrates; bound by ubiquitin-protein ligases Ubr1p and Ufd4p; localized mainly to the nucleus throughout the cell cycle; protein abundance increases in response to DNA replication stress), whose product MTAAVTSSNIVLETHESGIKPYFEQKIQETELKIRSKTENVRRLEAQRNALNDKVRFIKDELRLLQEPGSYVGEVIKIVSDKKVLVKVQPEGKYIVDVAKDINVKDLKASQRVCLRSDSYMLHKVLENKADPLVSLMMVEKVPDSTYDMVGGLTKQIKEIKEVIELPVKHPELFESLGIAQPKGVILYGPPGTGKTLLARAVAHHTDCKFIRVSGAELVQKYIGEGSRMVRELFVMAREHAPSIIFMDEIDSIGSTRVEGSGGGDSEVQRTMLELLNQLDGFETSKNIKIIMATNRLDILDPALLRPGRIDRKIEFPPPSVAARAEILRIHSRKMNLTRGINLRKVAEKMNGCSGADVKGVCTEAGMYALRERRIHVTQEDFELAVGKVMNKNQETAISVAKLFK is encoded by the coding sequence ATGACAGCTGCTGTAACATCCTCCAATATAGTATTAGAAACCCACGAAAGTGGTATCAAACCATATTTTGAACAGAAGATCCAAGAAACAGAATTAAAGATCCGCTCCAAAACAGAAAATGTTCGCAGACTGGAAGCTCAAAGGAATGCATTGAATGACAAAGTACGTTTTATCAAGGACGAACTGCGTCTATTACAGGAACCTGGATCTTATGTGGGTGAAGTTATAAAGATCGTGTCTGACAAAAAAGTTCTCGTTAAAGTGCAACCTGAGGGAAAATACATCGTGGATGTTGCAAAAGATATAAACGTGAAGGACTTAAAGGCATCTCAAAGAGTTTGTCTAAGGAGTGACTCTTATATGTTGCATAAAGTTCTTGAGAATAAGGCTGACCCACTAGTTTCGTTGATGATGGTGGAAAAAGTTCCTGATTCCACATACGATATGGTTGGTGGTTTGACAAAGCAAATAAAGGAGATTAAAGAAGTTATTGAATTGCCCGTAAAACATCctgaactttttgaaagtttgGGTATTGCGCAACCAAAGGGTGTCATCTTATATGGCCCCCCTGGTACAGGGAAAACCTTATTGGCAAGAGCTGTCGCACATCACACTGATTGTAAATTCATCAGGGTCAGTGGTGCGGAACTGGTACAAAAGTATATCGGCGAAGGTTCCCGTATGGTCCGTGAGCTGTTTGTGATGGCTAGAGAACATGCTCCCTCAATTATCTTTATGGATGAAATCGATTCCATTGGCTCTACTCGTGTAGAAGGTTCTGGTGGTGGTGATTCAGAAGTTCAAAGAACAATGTTAGAACTACTAAACCAATTGGACGGGTTTGAAACTTCtaaaaatatcaagatCATAATGGCCACGAATAGACTAGATATTCTAGATCCAGCACTTTTGAGACCCGGTAGAATAGATAGGAAGATTGAATTTCCACCTCCAAGTGTCGCAGCTAGAGCTGAAATTTTAAGAATCCATTCCAGAAAAATGAATCTAACTCGTGGTATCAACTTGAGAAAGGTTGCTGAAAAGATGAACGGTTGTTCTGGTGCCGATGTCAAAGGTGTCTGTACAGAAGCTGGTATGTATGCTTtaagagaaagaagaatacaCGTTACTCAAGAAGACTTCGAACTCGCTGTGGGTAAGGTTATGAACAAGAACCAAGAAACGGCCATTTCTGTCGCCAAGCTGTTCAAGTGA
- the ALG13 gene encoding N-acetylglucosaminyldiphosphodolichol N-acetylglucosaminyltransferase catalytic subunit ALG13 (Catalytic component of UDP-GlcNAc transferase; required for the second step of dolichyl-linked oligosaccharide synthesis; anchored to the ER membrane via interaction with Alg14p; similar to bacterial and human glycosyltransferases; protein abundance increases in response to DNA replication stress; both human homologs ALG13 and ALG14 are required to complement yeast alg13 mutant): MGIIEEKALFVTCGATVPFPKLVSCVLSDEFCQELIQYGFVRLIIQFGRNYSSEFEHLVQERGGQRESQKIPIDQFGCGDTARQYVLMNGKLKVIGFDFSTKMQSIIRDYSDLVISHAGTGSILDSLRLNKPLIVCVNDSLMDNHQQQIADKFVELGYVWSCAPTETGLIAGLRASQTEKLKPFPVSHNPSFERLLVETIYS, encoded by the coding sequence ATGGGtattattgaagaaaaggctCTTTTTGTTACGTGTGGGGCAACGGTGCCATTTCCAAAGCTCGTCTCATGTGTGCTAAGCGACGAATTCTGCCAAGAATTGATTCAATATGGATTCGTACGTCTAATCATTCAGTTTGGGAGAAACTACAGTTCTGAATTTGAGCATTTAGTGCAAGAACGCGGGGGCCAAAGAGAAAGCCAAAAAATTCCAATTGACCAGTTTGGCTGTGGCGACACCGCAAGACAGTATGTCCTGATGAACGGGAAATTAAAGGTGATCGGGTTTGACTTTTCGACCAAGATGCAAAGTATTATACGTGATTATTCAGATTTGGTCATATCACACGCTGGAACGGGCTCTATACTAGATTCTCTACGGTTGAATAAACCGTTGATAGTTTGCGTAAACGATTCTTTGATGGATAACCACCAGCAGCAGATAGCAGACAAGTTTGTAGAGTTGGGCTACGTATGGTCTTGTGCACCCACTGAAACAGGTTTGATAGCTGGTTTACGTGCATCTCAAACAGAGAAACTCAAACCATTCCCAGTTTCTCATAACCCGTCATTTGAGCGATTGCTAGTTGAAACTATATACAGCTAG
- the RIM8 gene encoding Rim8p (Protein involved in proteolytic activation of Rim101p; part of response to alkaline pH; interacts with ESCRT-1 subunits Stp22p and Vps28p; essential for anaerobic growth; member of the arrestin-related trafficking adaptor family), translating into MSLLRLWNKESRAPSKIKSHGIVGSYGNSMLAHNNVKQFRIDIDEPHRVWKPNESITGEAVIDIKRDITNVAIKLSLVCEVRVKTGNSPTSKNKRIEKTLEKSTFLYGQDYVKTAFSAKEKKPHVDKTTILNGLSKGEHRFPFRIRIPRGRGMLSSIKFERGSITYFLSCTLESLNNINGLKKPEARCEREFAVIVPLDVSRLPKPKTKTVVLQSASMVQNKKNKSTEDESSSYTQLTQKSTTSNSSSSSVNSKTSPLPNKTVTISVDIPQAGFMIGEIIPIDVKIDHYKPFYAPAGLTTTLVRICRVGGAGKDDPMETFRKDICQSISPIYINPETLQFQSRVYLKVPLDAFSTLTTVGKFFSFQYYIEVMVNLSKKNVVYTESNRIIGTPIGEQNGLGVENNINRIQRKMLRMVNPETLENDSEGYESSIFFKDMVNVEKLKRLRNVTGMSIETVIGTTRSEQQQSDASIPSQSSITAPQNSPSNLRDWLAPLNAYDSDDVPVPKYSPNDKVSVPSEDKQELEQKRLQQLESDPPPCDDY; encoded by the coding sequence ATGTCGTTACTGAGACTGTGGAACAAAGAATCAAGGGCAccatcaaaaataaagagtCATGGTATTGTTGGCAGTTACGGCAACAGCATGCTGGCCCATAACAACGTGAAGCAATTTCGTATAGACATAGACGAACCGCATAGAGTATGGAAACCGAATGAAAGCATAACCGGAGAAGCGGTCATTGACATAAAGAGAGACATAACTAACGTAGCGATCAAATTATCGCTAGTATGTGAGGTTCGCGTGAAAACGGGGAACAGTCCAACCTCCAAGAATAAGAGAATTGAGAAAACCTTAGAGAAGTCGACGTTTCTTTATGGACAGGACTACGTAAAGACAGCTTTTTCGGCtaaggaaaagaaaccGCATGTTGACAAAACCACCATTCTCAATGGTTTAAGCAAGGGGGAACACAGGTTTCCCTTTAGGATACGAATACCACGAGGCAGAGGAATGTTGAGCTCTATAAAGTTCGAAAGGGGCTCGATAACATACTTCCTCTCTTGCACTTTAGAATCCCTCAACAACATCAACGGATTAAAAAAACCGGAAGCAAGATGCGAACGTGAGTTTGCAGTCATAGTTCCGCTGGACGTCTCGAGGCTGCCCAAGCCGAAAACTAAGACAGTGGTTTTACAATCAGCATCTATGGtccaaaacaaaaagaacaaatctACAGAGGACGAATCCTCATCGTATACACAATTAACTCAAAAGTCTACTACTTCTAATTCTTCTAGCAGTTCAGTAAACTCCAAGACGTCCCCCTTACCAAATAAAACGGTGACTATATCCGTAGACATACCGCAGGCTGGATTCATGATTGGTGAAATTATCCCTATAGACGTTAAGATTGACCACTATAAGCCTTTCTATGCCCCTGCGGGTCTCACCACCACTTTGGTGAGGATATGTAGGGTGGGCGGTGCAGGCAAAGATGATCCTATGGAGACTTTCAGAAAAGATATATGTCAGAGTATCTCTCCTATATATATTAACCCTGAAACGTTGCAGTTTCAATCTAGAGTTTATCTGAAAGTGCCCCTTGATGCATTTTCGACCCTTACTACTGtgggaaaatttttctccttCCAATACTATATCGAGGTTATGGTTAacttatcaaaaaaaaacgtgGTTTACACAGAATCTAATAGAATAATAGGAACTCCTATTGGAGAACAAAATGGCTTGGGCGTAGAGAATAATATCAACCGTATCCAAAGGAAAATGCTACGTATGGTCAATCCAGAAACGTTGGAGAACGATTCTGAGGGTTATGAATCCagtatatttttcaaagatatGGTAAATGTGGAAAAGCTAAAGAGACTGAGGAATGTAACTGGTATGTCCATAGAAACCGTCATAGGAACGACGAGATCCGAACAGCAGCAATCTGATGCAAGCATCCCATCCCAATCCTCAATCACGGCTCCTCAAAATTCTCCATCGAATTTAAGAGATTGGTTGGCCCCATTAAATGCATATGATAGTGACGATGTTCCAGTTCCAAAGTATTCGCCAAATGATAAAGTCAGTGTACCGTCGGAAGACAAACAAGAActtgaacaaaaaagacTACAACAGTTAGAAAGCGATCCTCCCCCTTGTGATGACTATTAA